ATTCGAGCAAACCCTTCGCCGCAATCGCCGAAAGCCGAGCCAGGAATAATAGCTACCTTTTCTTCCCGTAAAAATCTTTCACAAAAAGTATTTGAGTCCATACCGCAAGCCGTAATATTTGGGAAAATATAGAACGCACCTTTAGGTTCGAACACCGGCAGCTCCATTTCTCGCAAAGCAGCACAAATCATATTGCGCCTTAAGTTATAGCGATTGCGCATTGTATTTACAACATCTTCACCGTTAGTAATCGCCTCCAAAGCAGCATATTGTGCTGCCGTAGGTGCGCACATCAAAGTATACTGGTGCACTTTCGCAATTTCCGTTAGAAGATATTCTGGACCGATCAAATAGCCGATTCGCCATCCAGTCATCGCATAAGTTTTAGAAAAACCTCCGACATAAAAAATACGGTCACGCAGCTCCGGCCATTGAATCAAAGACGACGGTTCTTCCCCACTGTAATCAAGCTCTGTGTAAAGCTCATCAGTTAGGATAATTAAATCCGGAAATTCGCGCAAAACCGGCAGCAAGGCTGCCCAATCAGCCTTGTTCATCACCGCCCCGGTGGGATTGCTTGGATAGCTAACTACTAAAAGCCTGCTCTGGGGTGTGAGTGCCGAGCGCAAAAGTTCAGGTGTAAGTTTGAAGCCATTTTCAGCCTGTGTTGCCACGGTGACAACTTTAGCTCCGGCCAGTTTAGCTCCTGCTTTATAAGCGACAAAGCTCGGCTCAGGGACTATGACTTCCTCTCCCGGGTTTACCAGGCCTCGAAATACGATATCAATTCCTTCACTGCCGCCAACTGTGGTTATTATCTCAGTTTTTGAGTCATAATCAACACCATAATGCCTGTATATGTAATCAGCAATTGCCCGTCGTAATTCTATAATACCGTAATTAGGACTGTAATGCGTTTTCCCCTGTTCTATCGAATATATACCGGCATCACAAGCACTCCAAGGAGTTACAAAATCTGGTTCACCAATGGAAAGAGAGTATACTTCCCCCTTCATCTCATTGGCAACATCAAAAAAACGCCTAATCTCCGAGGGCGGAATTTCCTGCACTCGTCGTGCCACTTTAATTTCTGTCATAATACTATAGCCTCTCGATCATCTTCGTTCGGTAAAGCAAATATTGTGCCATCATTTTTATATTTTTTCAAGATAAAATGAGTCGATGTTGACAAAACGTACTCAACCGGGGCTATCTTCTCGGCCACAAACTGGGCAATGTCGCGCAAAGTTTTGCCTTCAAGAATCAGCATTAAGTCAAAGCCACCCGACATCAGGTAGCAGGAATTGACCTGCGGATATTGATAGAGACGGTGTGCGATTCGATCGAAGCCACGGCCACGTTGCGGTGTTACCCTTACTTCAATCAGAGCTGTTGTCAACTCTTTACCGGAATTCTCCCAGTTGATTACTGTCTTTGACCCCAAAATAACGCCTTCCTGTTTTAACTCTGCGACCAAAGCATCAACTTCTTCCGGTGTTATCCGCAATCTTTCTGCAAGTTCTTTACTTGTCAAACGTGCATCTTCATTTAAAATTTGTAAAAGTTTGTCTTTCATATCGGCCTCTTCTTTCTTGGCTTCCCAAATTTTCGTAATTTTTAATTATCGTCGCCCTTTTTGCTTTTATCTTCCTGTTTGCCGAGGCTGCTTTTTATATTTAAAGTAAGTCCTTCCGCCGTATGCACCAAATTAGGAACTTCATGCATCGTTTTATAAACCGACCAAGTAAGGCCATAACGTTCACGCCGGACGAGCGAATTGATCATCAGTTCAGGATTTATAATGTTCCTGTAACCACCGATAGCGATAAGTGCAGGACGACAAAAATCCAAAAATAAAACTGCTTTTAAGCGGCCACGAGCTAATGTCGTCAGTACAACAAAAAAGCTGCCGGAAAGTTTTAGCCAACTGTCAGTGGTCAAAAAATCTGTCAACAAAGTTTGGCACATGTTGGCTAAAAAGAATAAAATCAGCGAGGCTAAAGTAACCAAGCCAAGATGTGTCCTGACTGCTCCAGCTGAAGCTCGCATGGCTTTCGGCAAAGAATAGTTATAGAAAATAATGTAAGGAGCCGTATAATATGTGTAAATCAAAAAAATTATTATCGGCAGCATGAACAAAAACGGGGAAATCAAAAAAACAGCTACGGTGATCACCAGGTAGCCGGCCAAGCGGCAAAGTTTGCCCATTTTAAACCCAGTAGTTAGGTGCGCACCAGTCTTTGCCATCTCGGCTTCACCAGTTTTGGCCAAAGTTAGAGTTGCTTCATTTGCCAATACGTCACCGTCTGACGTTTCTTGTTGATCTGAAACGATGGTATTTTTGCTTTCCTTGTCGGCATATTTCGGCATGCGGAAGTACAGGGCAATGTAAATCCAGCCGGCAATAATGCCTAGCACGTGCAAAAACATTTGCCCGGCCAAGAAAATATAATTTCCTGGAGAAATAAGTGAAGCGAGTTGCGGTACATTACCAGTTTCCAAAGTTTCCTGCCAAACATTGGAGGTGAAAAACTTATTTAATTTCGTAAAATCAGGATCACCTATAGGATTAAAAATCAACCAAATATGGACACCTAAAAGTATGAGGAAAAGCAGCTGTACCGCCCGTTCTGTCCGAATTTTGTAGATCTTCAATGCTTCAAACGCAAAAAATAAGCTCAATGCTCTTCTCCTTGTAAAGTTTTACCATGCATATAGCTGCCCTGTTATTATAGCACAAGAAAAAGTACTAGAAATAACCTGTTTTCAATCAATTCTGCAGTCAGCAAGCCGCAACAGCAAGTAGCTAATCGGCGGTATCGCGTGAGGCCGCAAAAAATTCCAACATACAATTACAATTTCAACTCGGCCAGCAATTTTGCCGTAGCCGCGCCGCGATGGGAAATTTTGTTTTTTTCTGTTTCACTAAGCTCGGCCATCGTACAACCGTAATGCGGCAAATAAAAGATAGGATCATAACCGAATCCATTTGATCCTGCCGTTTTATGGGCAATTAAGCCGTCACAGCGTCCTTCCATAATTTTTTCCTGCCCGTCCGGATAATGCAAAGCCAAAACGCAAACAAAATGAGCCGTCCGCGCCTCCTCAGGTACCTCTCGCAACAAAGATTGCAATTGTTTTATTTTGACATCGTAAGATGTTGTTTCCCCACAAAAACGAGCTGAATAAACGCCGGGAGCACCGTTTAGGGCATCAATACACAGGCCGGAATCATCCGCTAAAATATAGTCATTTGGATAGAGCTTAGCCAAAGTGTGTAACTTAATCAAACAATTTTCTGTGAAAGTAGTACCTGTTTCCGGTATTTCTTCATTAAGGTTAAGTTCGCTCAACGATATGACTTGAAACTTATCACCTAAAATTTTGGTGAATTCACGCAGTTTATTTCGGTTGTGAGTCGCTATTATCAGTCTGTTCACGTTTTGATTCATGTTTTGATTCATGTTTTACCTCACTTTCATGGGGGGAGCGCAATCTGCGCACCCAAGAATTAGGATATAAATTTTTCAGTACTTCACTTTTTTCACGGTAAAGCCAGCCAAGCGGCTCCGATTCAGCCAGCAAAAGGACGTAAGTACGGCAAGGAATGGTCTGTAATTCGCTTTGATCCCAAATAATAGATTGTCCAGCGATGTAGGCCGTAATTCGTGAGTCGTCACGCGGCAAATTAAGGCAGTAGCGATATTCATTAGCAGCTATTGTCAAAGCCAGAGCATGGGATGGCACAAACTTGGCATTGCGTCCATCTTTGAACTCTCCTACCATTACCCCACGTTTCAGGACATGCAAAGTGGGAATCCGCAGCGCGGTTTGGGGTAAATAATGAAGGAAGTTTCTTTCGATATAAACAAATGGCACTGCATACCCGACAGCGGATAAATCAGGCTTACCAGGGTTATTTGCCGAATGATAAGAATAAGAATTTAATTGCCAATTTTGTTGGCCCATTGGAGTAAAGTTCTCAGAAATAAATTTTTGGGCAGCGGCCAAAACAGCTGTTGGTTCGCTGTAACCTTTTTTATCGCGGTGGGCAACGGCAGCTGTACTTACCCATCTTTTCGCTTGATTTACCTGGTCTTTGGCAACTTTTCCCCCTGCCACGCGAGCCAAATTATTTGATAAATCTTCCTGATTTAGTTCACCATGCTTCGCTTCACCCGACTTGACTAGCAAAGCACAAAAATGCCCTTCTCCCCGAGCCAAATGCGGCCAAACTCTAAGGCAATTGGCCCAAGGTTGATCAGAATTATAATTCACGCCCCCACTTAATTCGGGGCATGGCTTAGGCAGACGATCGCGGAGTGGCGCCAAAGAAAATTCCGGTTTTTCCCGCAAGAACCGCCAAATAATCCCTTCATTCTCTTCCGGGTTGAAAGTGCAGGTAGAATACAAAATTTCACCTTTCGGCGCCAGCAAATCGGCTGCTTTCAGCAAAATATTCAGTTGCAAATCGGTCAAAGATCGTCCCTGATACTGGGTCCAAGCGGCAACCGCTCCTGGATCGCGGCCGAACATTCCTTCGCCAGAACACGGCACGTCGGCCAAAATTTTATCAAATATGAATCCCGGATCCCGATTAAACTGCGCAGCATCTGCATTGGTCAGAACAACATTTTTTGCTCCCCATTGCTCTAAATTACGCAGAAGAACTTTGGCGCGCTCCAAGTTAATCTCATTAGCCAACAGCAGTCCTTGATTATTCATATCGGCGGCCAATTTAGTTGTTTTCCCACCCGGAGCTGCGCAAAGATCCAAAACCGCCATTCCAGGTTTCGCTTGCAGAAGTGCCGCTGGCAACATGGCACTAGCTTCTTGCAAATAAAAATAGCCTTGCAAATACTCCACAGTCTGAGCAGCGGCAAAGCCGGCCGGCAAATAATAAGCATCCTTCGTCCATGGCACTGGAACTAATGGTGACAATTTGTATGAGCAGGCAAAATTTCTGGCCATTTCTTCAACCTCACCCTTGGTTGGGTTGAACCTTATGCCTGGCTTGGCTCCAGAACCAATCCCGGCTAAGAATTGATTGAATTCATCGCGTCGGCCGTCCGACTCGAACAAAGCTAACATTTTTTTGACAAACAAATCCGGTAAGTTAAGCATCAGTA
This is a stretch of genomic DNA from Mageeibacillus indolicus UPII9-5. It encodes these proteins:
- a CDS encoding RsmF rRNA methyltransferase first C-terminal domain-containing protein yields the protein MAHRKFETTDLSTMLYDGVLMLNLPDLFVKKMLALFESDGRRDEFNQFLAGIGSGAKPGIRFNPTKGEVEEMARNFACSYKLSPLVPVPWTKDAYYLPAGFAAAQTVEYLQGYFYLQEASAMLPAALLQAKPGMAVLDLCAAPGGKTTKLAADMNNQGLLLANEINLERAKVLLRNLEQWGAKNVVLTNADAAQFNRDPGFIFDKILADVPCSGEGMFGRDPGAVAAWTQYQGRSLTDLQLNILLKAADLLAPKGEILYSTCTFNPEENEGIIWRFLREKPEFSLAPLRDRLPKPCPELSGGVNYNSDQPWANCLRVWPHLARGEGHFCALLVKSGEAKHGELNQEDLSNNLARVAGGKVAKDQVNQAKRWVSTAAVAHRDKKGYSEPTAVLAAAQKFISENFTPMGQQNWQLNSYSYHSANNPGKPDLSAVGYAVPFVYIERNFLHYLPQTALRIPTLHVLKRGVMVGEFKDGRNAKFVPSHALALTIAANEYRYCLNLPRDDSRITAYIAGQSIIWDQSELQTIPCRTYVLLLAESEPLGWLYREKSEVLKNLYPNSWVRRLRSPHESEVKHESKHESKREQTDNSDSQPK
- a CDS encoding pyridoxal phosphate-dependent aminotransferase, whose product is MTEIKVARRVQEIPPSEIRRFFDVANEMKGEVYSLSIGEPDFVTPWSACDAGIYSIEQGKTHYSPNYGIIELRRAIADYIYRHYGVDYDSKTEIITTVGGSEGIDIVFRGLVNPGEEVIVPEPSFVAYKAGAKLAGAKVVTVATQAENGFKLTPELLRSALTPQSRLLVVSYPSNPTGAVMNKADWAALLPVLREFPDLIILTDELYTELDYSGEEPSSLIQWPELRDRIFYVGGFSKTYAMTGWRIGYLIGPEYLLTEIAKVHQYTLMCAPTAAQYAALEAITNGEDVVNTMRNRYNLRRNMICAALREMELPVFEPKGAFYIFPNITACGMDSNTFCERFLREEKVAIIPGSAFGDCGEGFARISYAASEETIEEAMLRMHRFVNKYRRR
- a CDS encoding Lrp/AsnC family transcriptional regulator — encoded protein: MKDKLLQILNEDARLTSKELAERLRITPEEVDALVAELKQEGVILGSKTVINWENSGKELTTALIEVRVTPQRGRGFDRIAHRLYQYPQVNSCYLMSGGFDLMLILEGKTLRDIAQFVAEKIAPVEYVLSTSTHFILKKYKNDGTIFALPNEDDREAIVL
- the rdgB gene encoding RdgB/HAM1 family non-canonical purine NTP pyrophosphatase translates to MNQNMNQNVNRLIIATHNRNKLREFTKILGDKFQVISLSELNLNEEIPETGTTFTENCLIKLHTLAKLYPNDYILADDSGLCIDALNGAPGVYSARFCGETTSYDVKIKQLQSLLREVPEEARTAHFVCVLALHYPDGQEKIMEGRCDGLIAHKTAGSNGFGYDPIFYLPHYGCTMAELSETEKNKISHRGAATAKLLAELKL